From the Cucumis sativus cultivar 9930 chromosome 5, Cucumber_9930_V3, whole genome shotgun sequence genome, the window aaaattttgaattaggtttaattttcaaatttttattcttctttagCCAATTTTTGGTGtagtttcaaattgaaaaaaaaaatgtaggaaGTAGAAAAGTTTGGTTTTGAAGAAATGTTTTGTCGATTGATTTACCAAAATTTCTGAGTTACTTTTGAGCAACAGATCGATGATtaagctaaaaaaaatgtaaacatatatatatatatatatatatatatatatatataaatgcatCTCTTTCAAGAAACCCACttctataatataattaattcaaattaagcatttaaactttatttaataGCAACATTTCTATAATTCTCTCTTGAAATCTGGCCtcatttataaacaaaatattttaatattatctacttaaatcaaacaacaattaatgatcaaaataaattaattagctaaattgttttaaattattattccAAAAATTTATCTGAAACAATTGTGGACTATTGATTTGTGACATAGATAGTGTTAGCCATGTCGTTAACAAAATCTTTGTACTGTAACCAGCTCATAATTTTGGTCTTCAATCACTTTTTTGGATATTACTTATTAAATTGttgtctttttcttatttttatatttggaaattccccaatttaattaatatttctttccaaatatTCTAACAAATCACAACTCATTGGAAACCTTCCATCAatggacaaaaataaacattttttcaaatcttttactgaattcatttcatctttattACATTTCCTTTTTGCATACAAagaagttattaaaaaattatatcaatttacacctatatttttaatttatcaattaaaatagcAAACAAACACCAAATTGGATTTTAGCTTtgccatttttaatttttaatttttttgctacgtaattgattattataactagttttactttttctgCAAGAGTTCCAATGCAAAAATAGTTGTATTAAAAACTAAGAGAACCTTGACTTAAATTCCCAAAAACTGAAATGAAAGAGggttattaaaatttaggcCAATGAATAATCTTAGACACAAACAAAAGTCAATAACAACAATACACCAACAATGACGGGTGAATCTTTGAAACACAACCAACTACATGgttttaaattacaaagaaacaaagaatacTCGTAATCCACAATccaatgaaatttaaaaagatggATGTAAAGCCAAGGTAATTTATAACAGAGATATAAATTCAATGAATCAACAATTTTATGTTCAACTAGttctataatatataatctttCAGCATTCCTTCTTGATAAACTTGCTAGATTGAAGGTGGAAGAGGAACCATGATTGAATCAGCCGAGTAAAACTGCTGAGAAACAGTACTCTCAACATCATAAAACTTGTCATTGCTCATCTCTTGTTCTTTAAGTAAAATCAAATGATATATTTCGTCAATCCGACTTGTCACTTTTGCCATTGAAGGTCGACTATCCGGGTGTGGCGCTGTACATAACATGGCAAGATGCAGAAGTTGAACCATTTCATCCAAGCCATTCTTGTATTCTAACAGCTCCTCGTCAAACACTTCAGCAGTCTTCTTCTCCTTGACTTTCGAATGCACCCATCGTGGTAGGTCTACGGCATCGTCGTTGAACATTGCCGAGTTTGGAGCCTTCCCTGTTAAGAGCTCTAGAACTACTACACCAAAACTGTAAACATCTGCTTTAAGGGACACTTTTCGAGGATCAGTGACTTCGGGGGCACGGTAGGTTGCAACATGGTTTGGTGTGGATGCAGGACTTGCAATCTGAATGAGACCGAAGTCAGAGACACAAGCTGTATGGGACCTGTTGAGGAGAATGTTTGAAGACTTTATATTGCCATGAGAGATTGGAGGTCGTCGAGAATGTAGATACGTGATCCCCTGAGCGGCAGCAAGCGCAATGCCAGCCCTTGCTTCCCATTTTAATGAAGTCCTACTAGGATCTTTGTTGCCTGTACCCATACGACGTTATAAACAAGTTATTAACGAAAAGCACTAAGTTGCATGAAAAAGAAGGCGAGCAAAAGATAATCAGCAGacataccaaaaaaaaacatcttaaACTATATACAATCACACTCTTCAACTTCacaaaagtaacaatttaagaaagaaattatcTCAATCTTATGAAATTGTCTCTAAACTACCACaaaaaagtaacaatttaATCCCTAAATTTTACTTGGTAAGAATTAGTTTCTATACTtccaaatttataacaaacaaGGCAAAGTTAGTCCTAAATTTTAACAAGTAATGATTTAGTCCTCATTGTTTACAATTCGTAACGGTTTAATCCCTATCATGAAAAGTACTAGGtgatttaataaaaacttttacCATCTAAACCTATTTGGAATCAACCTTATCTTTATAAAAGGACAATGAAcacttaattttgatataaaaaaaagtttattgtCAAATtgtaaagtataaaaaataaattattcttatgaaagtttagaaattaaattattttggagTAGTAGCACCAAAAAGTGGTTTTTTAACCAAACTGctgaaaagtaaaacaataGTTAATGTGTCAATGCCCAAATGGAAGCCTAATGTTTGTAATTTCCTagagataaagaaaagaaaagaaacggACCATGTAAATGTACAGATAAGCTTCCCATGGACGAGATATGATCAGAAAGCAGAAGCTTCTCATCTCTGCCATAATAGAAACCCTTAATAGGAACTAAGTTTGGATGATTCATCATCCCCAAGCTTTCAATCTTCTCCTTGAACTCCTCTTCTGAAACTTTGACATCTCTCAACCTCTTAACCACCACAGTTATCCCCACATCCAAAGCTGCCGTATAAGTTGACCCAAAACTCCCTTTCCCCAACACCTCTGCAGAAGCTTTCAACAGTTCTTCCAAGTCAAACACCACTTCTCCTTTCCTACAGAATACCAAAGCCCTCTCATTCCCACCTCCTCTATTTTCCCCCACCACAGTCTCGACCTCCGACGACAATCTCCCTGAGGTTGTCACCGTCGTCTGAGCATCATTCGGCTGATTAATCCTAATCGCCCTTCGACacaaatagaacaaaatcaGAATAATGATCAAGAATGCAATCAAACTTCCAATGACAATACCGGCGATAACTCCAGCagataattttttcttcccGCCACCATCGCAAGGGCTCAGCGGCTTCTCGCAGAGGGAGTTGCCGTTGAAGGCACTGGCTGGTTGATTGGAAAATTGAGAAGGGATTGAGCCGTTGAGACGATTGAAAGAAACATTGAGAGCGTTGAGTGAGGGAATGTTCAAATCAGGAATAAATCCCTCGAGTTGATTCTCTTCCAAATTGAGAACCTGTAAGTTCGTGAGATTATTGAAACCTAATGGAATCGACTCAACAAACTTGTTGTGGGCCAAATTCAGACGAACAATACTACGAATACTGAACAGAATCGGAGGAATCTCGCCGGAAAATGAGTTCCATTGCAAGTACAAATTCCGGAGGGAGCGGAGGTTTGCAAAATCAGAGGGAATAGAACCTGAAAGCATGTTAGAACGAAGAGATAGCGTTTGAAGTTGAGTCAAATTTCCAAGCCCTAACGGAAGTTGCCCGACAAGACCAACGCCAGGAAGCCGCAGTTCAGTAACCCTCCCGCCGCTGCAAGTAACACCAAGCCATAAACATGGATTATTATCAGAGAGGTTCCAATAGCGAGTCCGGCTCAAAACACCCATGGCCTTCTGAAGCGCCACAAGCGCCGCCATGTCGAAGGCAAGATCAAGCTCTGCTTCTGCTACAGAACAAATgatcaaaacaagaaacagcACGGATGAAAAATAGTGCCGGTGGATATTCCGGCGGGCCATTGACggcgaagaagaagaaaatagaggGTAATCCGTGGAAATTGaagatgagaagaaaataggaagaCGGGTTTTGTGAAATGAAGATAATGAAGAGGAATATGGAAGTCAACAGGGAAATCGGAGGGAAGAAGGGTGACCACCATTGTACAAAAACGTGTTGGAGTTGAAGTTGAAGGGTACAAAGACATTGGTTGACTGAGTAAAAATGGGAATTCAGAGAGAAAGATGATATGAAGAAGATTCTCGGGCATTTATGGAAACATGGAAGATTTCTTCCAAAAGTGGGCCTCTCCGATCAAACAACATTGTCGTCCAATATATAACCTACGCTTTAGGGCCTTTAAGTTTGAGTATTCTtgggaaattgaaaaaaataaactaaggaTGGAGTGGAAatgaattttatgattttgaaagAGCAGACTTTTATAGGACATTTTCGAGGTGAAATGTCTAAACTatccttatttaattttactttcttttccttttatcttcatcctccctttctctcttcacccttttttcaatgtaaatcacaaacaataaagaagaagaaaaaacccaTTTGTAGttcttttctatgaaaagGTTGTCAACTTTCTCGCTCCTAGTCTGGTGCCGTTCATCCTCTCCTTCGGTAAACGTCCCACAAACTATAGcatgttttaataaaaaaaatttttgtttttttctcctcaaaattatgttgttatatatatatttaaatcttaaatgtataaaccaaacataatttttaattgtttcgAGTTGATTTGTGGTTGTTTTAAAATCGTTTcaaaaaatgtcaacaagttatttgctttttttttatctcgcAGCAACTCGCAGGTTCTTAagttcaaatgtttaatctcAAATAAGTTATATACTTGTTCTTATGTGATTTAGGGTACTtttaactattgttttttgtatctcGCAATCTCTTAAACATCTCGCAGttgtcaaaatttaaatactcaaGGTTGAATTAGTCACATACTTATTTAGGCTGCAACTatgcatgttttatttagtttttagctACTGTTTTTTATTCTCGCAAAATAAGTCATACACTTTTTTATATGATATGTCAAAttctaacttcaaatcaatttttgcaggaattaaaaagtttaaggtGGTTTAAGGATGTCAcatgttcaaattttagtgCATTACAGTGATACATGAGATgaggaatgaagaaaatatgaaggaGGCATGTTAATGACATTGTTGTCGGTaaagaaataacacataaaaGATTTACAAGCAGAATTATATGACTTTTTGAGAGGTTGACTCTACAAAGTTTGACATAATAATAAGATGCATATATGagataaaagtgaaaaacaaaGCTCCTCCATTCGAGTTAAGCAATAAccgtgatttgaagttttatattCTTAGTAAAAATCCATTTGAGGTCCCTCTATACATTTCATTTGAGcctaaaagaaatcaaagcaAGAAAgtgttaaacaaatattacaaTTCAGTATCCAAGAGCAACCAAGTTCATCATAACTTAAACCCCCATCCTCCAATTACAATGGATATattaaatgagaatgaagTTCATATTGGTGAAATTCAAGTTGGCTTGCCTGATAACATGATAGGAACCACTTCGTCTATATGGGAATCATGTGAGCCATATGATTCAAAAGATGATACTTTTACATGGGAGTCAGTTGAGATGAACAGTGAATCGTTTGACATCCCACAACATAGAGATGCTTctacaaaatattgtaaagaaaaatctaaattttattacaacACTTCTAGCTGAACGTTGAAGTAAAAAATGAGTGATTGGTCCGAAGAAAGCTCTACAAGTGAGGAGTTGGAtgtaggaaaaatattttttttcgagAGGTTTGTCAATGAGATTAAGTATCTTgacaatgattttttttcttcagtttGTAGTAAAAAAGTCTACAAAAGAGGTTCTTTTTGTTAGATGCATTGACAACAACTGTGGTTAGAGATTGCGAGCGGTGAGATTGaatgattcaaatatattaaatattaaaaagtatgtcAAAGTTCCTTGAGTTTTTGAATCGTGACAATAGGCAAGCAAAATCTTGGGATGTTGAAGAATTAATAATGTCCAAATTCAAGGGAGTCAGTCATCTATACAAACCACGTGATATCATAGAAGACATGAGGCAAGACTATGACATAAATATGAGTTATGAAAAAGCATGGCGTGCTAGAGAAAATGTATATGAACGAGTGCGAGGGTGTCCTAAAGAGTCATATAATCTATTGCTTAGATATGGTGAAACACTCAAATTTACAAATCTAGGTACAATATTTCATATGGAATTTGAAGATGAttgtttcttcaaatatctttttatggTTGTTGGTCCATGTGTTTGAGGATTCTTAAATTACATTAGACCAATCATAGTCATGGATGGAACATTTCTTAAGAACAAATATTGGGGTCAGTTGATAGTTGTCATTTGCTTAGAtggtaacaatcaaatttatcctCTTGCCTTTGGAGTGGTTGATAAAGAAACAAATGCTTTAATACAATGGTTCTTACAGAAAGTGAAAGGCGCAATAGTGGAGGTGTCTAATCTAGGATTCATGATAGAtcgaaaaacatgtttttctaaGGGTATTTCATCAGTTTTTCGTCTGCATTCCATGGCCTTTGTGTCTAACATttgactcaaaatttgaatgataaatataagaatGACACGATAgctactttattttataatgcATCGGGAACATATCGTGAATCAATGTTCTTAGAATCATGGAGAAGTATTCTTGCATTTTCTAATGATTCAggtaaatatttaaacgaCGTTGGAATAACATGGTTGTCTCATGTTCTCATGTCCAAGGCTCGTTTTAAGGCACAAAGCGTGCGTCCAAAAAAAATCTCTCCCCAATCATAATTGTTAAATGTCTTCCAATCATCTGCAAtcctaaataaattttggtcCACTTTTGTTCGACTATATTTTCCTAACAATGACAGCTCTATAAAGTACAGTAAAGCTAATTTAACCATGTCGTCGTCAACCCCCTCATATTTCATAAATGTGTCATCTAAGTCACTTACTTAAATAgactctttttctttgaagaactTGTCCAACAATCTACTATTCTCAACCAATTAAATAGACTTCGTTGGAGAACCTCATAGACCcgcactactacaaaaataggctctcttgacgtttttaaacaGTCAAGaatcactattcttgacggttttaaaaccatCGTTGAAGCCAGCGTCAAGAAAGTCAAAGTTCTTGACAATTgataaaaacgtcaagattAGTGAACATTGacgttttataaacgtcaagtatactaATTTTTGTGACAGCGAAAAATCGTCAAGAGTATAAGTGCTCATGACagtttaaaaccgtcaagagtATGAGAATTcatgatatttaaaaactgtcaagaatgtaGTTGTTTATGATGTTTTAAAACCATCAAGAATgtacttttttattatatttaaaaaccgtcaagcatgtttcgaaattttttttaaaaaaattgtaattcaattatatttttgttcctgTATTGTGCTCCCATAATTCTGCATAGTCGTCCAACAacaatttcttaaatatatatgaatgacgatattcatcaaatatacatttcaaaacatgaacatatataaataaaactcttcaccgtataaatatataaacatttccaaaactttttacatatatatgaatatttcagatcatttacaaaaacaagaaacaatataAACTTCAGAATCACAAATAAGTCACAATCACATGTACGAATCCAGGAAGTCAGCTAACTCAACCTGCACCTCGTCTAACTCGGCCTGTGAGTATGATCTTTGTGTATCAATCtataaacatgcaaaataaattaattaactcacaatccaaacaaactaattaactGAAGCCTCACCAAATTAAATGCtcccacaaaagaaaaattatggtagtaaaataaataaacggATGGGTACTTCAGACTCACTTATTCAAGCATGCATAAAcagaaaagttaaaagtcCAAATTTCGCAAACACCTAGTACCTGTAAATTTGAAGAGTAATACAAAGACAAGACATCAAAATTGCAACTTCTAAatccaacaaataaaaattactcCCACCTATAATACATAATCACATAAATATGGTGCCCTTTATCCATTAGTGAATCCTCTATCAACAACCCTTGAAAATGGGAGGGAGAAGAAGTCAAGCTAAAAAACatgtttgattaaatttattaacgTCCATGCCACTAGAACCTTCCTCCATGACAatacgaaaagaaaaaaaacttgtgttatcttttttttaagtaagaTAAGTTATAAGATCTCACTGATAGAAAACTTTAATAAACTATCTCAGGGAAACAATACAAAATATGTTTACCATCTTTAGAATTACATCCACTGCACTCTTTCCATCATCTACTAAGGCTCcatcaatttcatcaattatTTGCGTCAGTTGAATTGATTATTagcaacttttaaaaaaaagcacTAAACAGCATCTCTCTCCTTATTCTCACTTTACAAATTTAGGCGTTTGAGATGTAAAACCAACCAGAAAATTAGGTATGACATCTCTTAACACATCTCTATCGAATATAAAATGCTATTTCTGAATATAAATGGTCCATAATTGGAAAGATGAGACAGAAAAATACATGTAGGATGAATGTTCCAATAGTAACTTGACCATAAAGTATATTACTACTATTCCGTTCTACCAAGAACCTGACCACCTAATAAATGAATAAGCAAGTTAGAATCTCATGTGTAATGTAGTGCAAAAGCATCAATTCATAAGCCTCATTAACAATTGAGAATGATTGTAGCAACTGTTTCTAGCTCTGCT encodes:
- the LOC101206516 gene encoding probable inactive receptor kinase At3g02880, encoding MARRNIHRHYFSSVLFLVLIICSVAEAELDLAFDMAALVALQKAMGVLSRTRYWNLSDNNPCLWLGVTCSGGRVTELRLPGVGLVGQLPLGLGNLTQLQTLSLRSNMLSGSIPSDFANLRSLRNLYLQWNSFSGEIPPILFSIRSIVRLNLAHNKFVESIPLGFNNLTNLQVLNLEENQLEGFIPDLNIPSLNALNVSFNRLNGSIPSQFSNQPASAFNGNSLCEKPLSPCDGGGKKKLSAGVIAGIVIGSLIAFLIIILILFYLCRRAIRINQPNDAQTTVTTSGRLSSEVETVVGENRGGGNERALVFCRKGEVVFDLEELLKASAEVLGKGSFGSTYTAALDVGITVVVKRLRDVKVSEEEFKEKIESLGMMNHPNLVPIKGFYYGRDEKLLLSDHISSMGSLSVHLHGNKDPSRTSLKWEARAGIALAAAQGITYLHSRRPPISHGNIKSSNILLNRSHTACVSDFGLIQIASPASTPNHVATYRAPEVTDPRKVSLKADVYSFGVVVLELLTGKAPNSAMFNDDAVDLPRWVHSKVKEKKTAEVFDEELLEYKNGLDEMVQLLHLAMLCTAPHPDSRPSMAKVTSRIDEIYHLILLKEQEMSNDKFYDVESTVSQQFYSADSIMVPLPPSI